The following proteins come from a genomic window of Synechococcus sp. MW101C3:
- a CDS encoding beta-ketoacyl synthase N-terminal-like domain-containing protein: MSHKVSMQGYAIVGMACRYPGIKDTSSYWDALVRGESLLTEMSDSWSRAYYNQFQDRSNPRESYSTIYTKKYGSIANNSWIDSIRFAFPPNLVEGDPSQYLCLQVAAEAMADGLRGRAPDWIPHERTGVVVGMGDHPHRGIVGALMNGMIMEHFIDVLADSVGAVLKGERRKQLRSFLSSTYELVADPAITPNLISNVVSGTIANRLGLLGPNYLVDGACTSGMIAIDHAIKQLDAGDADLMLVGGVQATMNFPIYQLFCTINALSEEGIFPMSKSASGTLLSEGVGFVAVKRLEDAVQSGDTIYSIIRSVALASDGKGEGLLAPNRQGQVVAMKRAYEKCSLEPSDVSLVEVHATGIPHGDNTELSSMLEVFGDCHRGLSTIAIGSIKSLIGHTIPASGVASIIKISLALQNRLIPPSICPDPLEAVADHSTPFYINRTLRRWVHSPSKPRVAAINSFGFGGINGHLLLQEFTAPDQRNSSPVVLFPYQISNTPDTAENSGAPLATDLSGRTYRGLLQYKQYGYTTIGRAAFLEASSRSELQSLIADIDVDEIQQAVLIRRSPAKEQTAEASLRLVVFAPSLMKLSEGLQDASAWLGSNPSSQAHRGRNFIYSESTSSKGKVAFLVPGEGVQSPEMLSDLTKSIDLFSYWYSFMDGALDRDISLGLVTSMPNADLDCAKSANAKRLELLFAQDSATQIIAACLMSFYEIASRIGLKPDQLIGHSQGESNAVMLSGSLTTMKNEDDLRTRVRQIHDFFSQADSIDEFPEGSTFAISGLESTQLKEILERRREWSLISDNCRSQRIVFSEAAFSKELEENVLAAGGSLLPTPLTRPYHTRYFQQGAETHRRLYRQFPHSIRIEPQHATVYSCLTTQPYPNDYEEGTRIFIDQWVNPVRYEETIRNMYADGARYFVELGPNTTLTSYTKEALSECSDIVAVSLGTSRKDSTTAFLQSIATLWTSGLDLDLDALDGLFIERYRTGLTMVTRPAAAVSVLSEIPQYNSAGLKEFLASLSTDSPTAANTDRQESTAQWIPIQEEKPIPSPVESNSPGIRASALHSHSSELVGSQEDPALQQQLLLEHSRTIMAILASADATSKQIFSQVD, encoded by the coding sequence TTTGCGTTCCCTCCTAACCTAGTTGAAGGAGACCCATCTCAGTATCTCTGCCTGCAAGTGGCCGCCGAGGCCATGGCTGATGGGTTGCGCGGACGTGCGCCGGATTGGATTCCTCATGAGCGTACAGGTGTGGTGGTTGGGATGGGAGACCATCCTCATCGAGGCATCGTAGGGGCGTTGATGAACGGCATGATCATGGAGCATTTTATTGATGTTCTTGCTGATTCTGTCGGTGCTGTTCTGAAAGGTGAGCGCAGAAAGCAGCTACGCTCATTCCTTTCATCGACCTATGAGTTGGTTGCTGATCCGGCTATAACACCAAACCTGATATCTAACGTAGTCTCTGGAACAATCGCCAACAGGCTTGGCCTCCTTGGCCCTAATTACCTTGTGGATGGCGCTTGTACGTCTGGCATGATTGCAATTGATCATGCAATCAAGCAATTGGACGCTGGCGATGCCGACTTGATGTTGGTCGGTGGTGTCCAGGCAACAATGAACTTTCCTATCTACCAGTTATTTTGCACGATTAATGCTTTGTCTGAAGAGGGTATTTTCCCGATGTCAAAATCCGCATCCGGAACGCTTCTTTCCGAAGGTGTGGGCTTTGTCGCAGTAAAACGCCTTGAGGATGCGGTGCAGTCTGGAGATACGATTTATTCCATTATTCGTTCAGTTGCACTGGCCAGTGATGGAAAGGGCGAAGGGCTGTTGGCTCCAAACCGCCAAGGACAAGTCGTCGCGATGAAACGGGCCTACGAAAAATGTAGCCTTGAGCCGTCGGATGTTTCCTTGGTGGAGGTTCATGCAACAGGAATCCCCCATGGTGACAACACAGAACTCTCCTCAATGCTTGAGGTCTTTGGTGATTGTCATCGTGGTCTTTCAACCATTGCCATTGGATCAATCAAGTCATTGATCGGCCATACGATACCCGCATCGGGGGTGGCTAGCATTATCAAAATCTCTCTTGCTTTGCAGAACAGGCTAATTCCTCCTTCGATCTGCCCGGATCCGTTAGAGGCTGTTGCTGACCATTCAACTCCATTCTATATCAATCGCACATTGCGGCGTTGGGTGCATTCACCATCCAAGCCACGTGTGGCGGCCATCAATTCGTTTGGCTTTGGTGGGATTAACGGCCACTTGCTTCTTCAGGAGTTTACCGCCCCTGATCAACGAAATTCGTCCCCAGTGGTTCTGTTCCCATACCAAATCTCCAACACTCCCGATACCGCTGAGAATTCAGGGGCCCCCCTTGCAACTGATCTGTCTGGAAGAACGTACCGTGGGTTGCTTCAGTACAAGCAGTATGGTTATACAACGATTGGTCGAGCAGCCTTTCTGGAGGCAAGCTCCCGTTCCGAGTTGCAGTCATTGATCGCTGACATTGATGTTGATGAGATCCAGCAGGCGGTTCTCATCCGCAGATCACCTGCCAAGGAGCAGACCGCAGAGGCTTCGCTCAGGCTCGTTGTCTTTGCGCCGTCACTCATGAAACTCAGTGAAGGGTTGCAGGATGCATCTGCTTGGCTAGGTAGCAACCCATCTTCTCAGGCACATCGTGGACGTAACTTTATCTATTCGGAGTCGACAAGCTCAAAGGGTAAGGTTGCATTTCTGGTTCCTGGAGAAGGTGTTCAGTCTCCAGAAATGCTTAGTGATCTCACAAAGAGTATTGATCTCTTTTCCTATTGGTACAGCTTCATGGACGGAGCCTTGGATCGGGATATTTCACTAGGCTTGGTTACTAGTATGCCGAACGCAGATCTTGATTGTGCTAAATCGGCCAATGCAAAGCGATTGGAACTTCTTTTTGCCCAAGACTCGGCCACGCAAATCATAGCTGCTTGCCTGATGTCTTTCTACGAGATTGCCTCTCGGATTGGACTCAAGCCTGACCAGCTTATTGGTCATAGCCAAGGAGAATCGAATGCAGTGATGCTTTCAGGCAGTCTTACCACAATGAAAAACGAAGACGACCTTCGGACGAGAGTAAGGCAGATTCATGATTTCTTTTCTCAGGCAGATTCAATCGATGAGTTCCCCGAAGGATCTACGTTCGCCATTTCCGGTCTTGAATCTACCCAGCTAAAGGAGATCCTTGAACGTCGTAGAGAATGGTCACTCATTTCAGATAATTGTCGCTCGCAGCGTATTGTCTTTTCTGAAGCTGCCTTCAGCAAGGAGCTTGAAGAGAATGTGCTCGCCGCAGGTGGATCTCTGTTGCCAACTCCTCTAACACGGCCTTATCATACTCGCTATTTTCAGCAAGGAGCTGAAACACACAGAAGGCTCTACCGCCAATTCCCTCATTCTATAAGGATTGAGCCTCAGCATGCAACTGTGTACAGCTGCCTGACCACTCAGCCTTATCCCAATGACTACGAAGAGGGCACACGCATCTTCATTGACCAGTGGGTTAATCCTGTTAGATACGAGGAGACAATTCGGAATATGTATGCCGATGGAGCCAGGTACTTTGTTGAGTTGGGTCCTAATACAACGTTGACTAGTTACACTAAAGAAGCTCTTTCTGAATGCTCTGATATCGTCGCCGTCTCGCTCGGCACTTCTCGTAAAGACAGCACCACTGCCTTCCTGCAATCGATAGCAACCTTATGGACGTCTGGTCTAGACCTAGACCTTGATGCTCTCGATGGCCTCTTTATTGAGCGCTATAGGACTGGCTTGACGATGGTGACGAGACCTGCAGCTGCTGTTTCAGTTCTCTCCGAGATCCCTCAGTACAACTCCGCAGGTCTCAAGGAGTTTCTTGCTTCCCTGTCTACGGATTCCCCGACTGCTGCCAACACAGATCGGCAGGAGTCAACAGCCCAATGGATACCCATCCAGGAGGAGAAGCCCATTCCTTCTCCTGTTGAATCGAATTCACCTGGCATCCGGGCTTCTGCCCTTCACTCCCACTCTTCTGAATTGGTTGGCTCACAGGAGGATCCAGCTTTGCAGCAGCAGCTGCTGCTGGAGCACAGCCGAACCATCATGGCGATTCTGGCTAGCGCTGATGCCACCTCAAAGCAAATCTTCAGTCAGGTTGATTGA